A region from the Brachyspira hampsonii genome encodes:
- a CDS encoding tetratricopeptide repeat protein: MNIDDKRNIERLFDLGHHAFISKDYEKSIEYLNEVIDIYNKYIIAYSDSEFIIYSDSYDNEDDEEGKNISDEEISNTHDTLVDAYYNRGLSYFNLKNYEEAIKDFDKVIELSPEKSNAYYNRGHSKSYLGRYEEGIKDFKKVLEFNEDDAEAIYYIGLGYFYLGRYQEAIKNFDIALLLDDEIDDAYYYRGHSKRYLNMYEEALSDFNKILELRYDDSDSYYSKALTEFFLGLYEDAVNDFDKAIELDDHFSNAYYFRGLTKNSLELYKDAMADYKKALEYADEDNIISIYNDMGLLEYKLGNYKDAINYYTKMIEMNDDIYYSYYNRALAEESLQLYEEALEDYNKAIELNPEDTYSYNNRGLIKNEMQMYDEALEDYNKAIELEKNDAYLYNNRALLKGRMHLYKEAIEDFDKAISLYDGDSEFYYYRGLTSSYLNELDEALKYINKAIELDTNYINAYNERGLIYYRNSDYDSAIKDFKKVIELDNENVYANYHLALSYDALEEYETALKYYTRVIELEPNTPDAFYNRALAEIEMELYHEAIEDFYKVIDIDSTIIDAYFNIGICYDSLKDYQKAVECYTKVIETDNYSIDAYYNRGLSKVGLKLYNEAYEDYIRALEINPKYANAYNGIGFSKTKYSNNEFKNGSIQRAIDLIKDALLYYEKGLALKIDDNLNNASIYDSMGYSTTKLANIYLSMKDYDNAYKYYNDALLCFREALKLNSKHALANNSIAYIYIQLDKMNNKYNIFNKDAYEYFYNAYSFSKKDDKKLIKKCIVSLAKEKIKTAEEFCIKNNIEF, translated from the coding sequence ATGAATATAGATGATAAAAGGAATATAGAAAGATTATTTGATTTGGGCCATCATGCTTTTATCAGCAAAGATTATGAAAAATCAATAGAATATTTAAATGAAGTTATAGATATATACAATAAATATATTATTGCATATTCAGACAGCGAATTTATCATATATAGCGATTCTTATGATAATGAAGATGATGAAGAAGGTAAAAATATAAGCGATGAGGAAATAAGCAATACTCATGATACTTTAGTGGATGCGTACTATAATAGGGGACTATCATATTTTAATTTGAAAAACTATGAGGAGGCTATTAAAGATTTTGATAAAGTTATAGAATTGTCTCCAGAAAAATCTAATGCCTACTATAATAGAGGACATTCTAAATCATATTTAGGGAGATATGAAGAAGGAATTAAAGATTTTAAAAAGGTATTAGAATTTAATGAAGATGATGCTGAGGCTATATATTATATAGGATTAGGATATTTTTATTTGGGAAGATATCAGGAAGCCATAAAAAATTTTGATATAGCTTTGTTGCTAGATGATGAAATTGATGATGCTTATTATTATAGAGGACATTCTAAGAGATATCTCAATATGTATGAGGAAGCATTATCTGATTTTAATAAAATCTTAGAATTAAGATATGATGACAGTGATTCATATTATTCCAAAGCTTTGACAGAGTTTTTTTTAGGACTATATGAAGATGCTGTTAATGATTTTGATAAAGCTATTGAATTAGATGATCATTTTTCTAATGCTTATTATTTTAGGGGGCTTACTAAAAATAGTTTAGAATTATATAAAGATGCTATGGCTGATTATAAAAAGGCATTAGAATATGCTGATGAGGATAATATTATCAGCATCTATAATGATATGGGACTTCTTGAATATAAATTAGGAAATTATAAAGATGCTATTAATTATTACACTAAAATGATAGAAATGAATGATGATATATATTATTCATATTATAACAGGGCATTAGCTGAAGAATCTTTACAATTATATGAAGAAGCATTAGAGGATTATAATAAAGCTATAGAATTAAATCCTGAAGATACTTATTCATATAATAATAGAGGACTTATAAAAAATGAAATGCAGATGTATGATGAGGCATTGGAGGATTATAATAAAGCAATAGAGCTTGAGAAAAATGATGCTTATTTATACAATAACAGAGCATTATTAAAAGGAAGAATGCATTTATATAAAGAGGCTATAGAAGATTTTGATAAGGCTATTTCATTATATGACGGCGACAGTGAGTTTTATTATTATAGAGGACTTACTAGCTCATATTTAAATGAATTAGATGAAGCTTTAAAATATATAAACAAGGCTATAGAATTAGATACTAATTATATTAATGCATATAATGAAAGGGGACTTATATATTATAGAAATAGTGATTATGATTCAGCCATTAAAGATTTCAAAAAGGTAATAGAGCTTGATAATGAAAATGTATATGCTAATTATCATTTAGCTTTATCTTATGATGCTTTAGAAGAATATGAAACAGCTTTGAAATACTATACAAGAGTCATTGAACTTGAGCCGAATACTCCTGATGCATTTTATAATAGGGCTTTAGCAGAAATTGAGATGGAATTATACCATGAAGCTATAGAAGATTTTTATAAAGTAATCGATATTGATAGTACTATAATAGATGCTTATTTTAATATAGGTATATGTTATGATTCTTTAAAAGATTATCAAAAAGCTGTCGAATGCTATACTAAAGTAATTGAGACTGATAATTATTCTATTGATGCTTATTATAACAGAGGATTAAGCAAAGTAGGATTAAAACTTTATAATGAGGCTTATGAGGATTATATAAGAGCTTTGGAAATTAATCCTAAATATGCTAATGCTTATAATGGAATAGGTTTTTCAAAGACAAAGTATTCAAACAATGAATTTAAAAACGGCAGCATTCAGAGAGCTATAGATTTAATTAAAGATGCTTTACTATATTATGAAAAAGGATTGGCATTAAAAATAGATGATAATTTAAATAATGCTTCTATTTATGACAGTATGGGATACAGCACAACTAAATTAGCTAATATATATCTGTCAATGAAAGATTATGACAATGCTTATAAATATTATAATGATGCTCTATTATGTTTTAGAGAGGCTTTAAAGTTAAATAGTAAGCATGCTTTAGCCAATAACAGCATAGCATACATATATATACAATTAGATAAAATGAATAATAAGTATAATATTTTTAATAAAGATGCGTATGAATATTTTTATAATGCTTACAGTTTTTCAAAAAAAGATGATAAAAAATTAATAAAAAAATGTATTGTGTCCTTAGCTAAAGAAAAAATAAAAACTGCTGAAGAGTTTTGTATTAAAAATAACATAGAGTTTTAA
- a CDS encoding PIN/TRAM domain-containing protein, with product MWRIVYFVLSCIVLALDYFILKHFNYKTLTVFIISAVLVFLFELLFIRKKSSKIILAFFISFFLTLITVLLTITTINIVGISLSLNEKLIILFIEGYLIFGIIIAFIPSISNMFKLTNKDKMKTSKILDTSVIVDGRIYDIAEKKFFDGLLILPEFVIKEVQFLSDARDPQKRIRGRRALEILNKMKSSKNILLSITDIDFPNIKEVDLKLIELAKKMDAKVITNDFNLMKVASIHEVDILNINDLANSLHVVVLPGETINIDLIREGKDKQALGYLEDGTMIVVDNAKHLIGKNVEIEIDNVLPKEAGRVIFASLANSKTTNNKKRHDNQNK from the coding sequence ATGTGGAGAATAGTATATTTTGTACTATCTTGTATAGTACTGGCTTTGGATTATTTTATATTAAAACATTTTAATTATAAGACATTAACAGTATTTATAATAAGTGCTGTATTGGTATTTTTATTTGAACTACTATTTATTAGAAAGAAATCTTCTAAAATTATATTAGCTTTTTTTATATCATTCTTTCTAACATTAATTACTGTACTTTTGACTATAACTACAATTAATATTGTAGGAATATCATTATCATTAAATGAGAAATTGATTATTCTTTTTATAGAAGGCTATTTAATTTTCGGTATTATTATAGCTTTTATACCAAGTATATCAAATATGTTTAAACTTACGAATAAGGATAAGATGAAAACTTCAAAGATATTGGATACTTCTGTCATAGTAGACGGAAGGATATATGATATTGCTGAAAAAAAATTTTTTGACGGACTTCTTATACTTCCGGAATTTGTTATAAAAGAGGTGCAGTTTTTAAGTGATGCAAGAGATCCTCAGAAAAGAATAAGAGGAAGAAGGGCTTTAGAGATATTGAATAAAATGAAATCTTCTAAGAATATACTTCTTTCTATAACTGATATAGATTTTCCTAATATCAAAGAAGTGGATTTAAAACTTATAGAACTTGCCAAAAAAATGGATGCTAAAGTGATAACAAATGATTTTAATTTGATGAAAGTAGCATCTATACATGAAGTAGATATATTAAATATCAATGATTTGGCCAATTCGCTTCATGTTGTAGTTTTGCCGGGTGAAACTATAAATATAGATCTGATAAGGGAGGGAAAAGATAAACAGGCTTTAGGATATTTAGAGGACGGTACTATGATAGTAGTTGATAATGCTAAACATCTAATAGGCAAAAATGTTGAAATAGAAATAGATAATGTACTTCCTAAAGAAGCAGGCAGAGTAATATTTGCCTCTCTTGCAAACTCTAAAACTACTAATAATAAAAAAAGACATGATAATCAAAATAAATAA
- the vorB gene encoding 3-methyl-2-oxobutanoate dehydrogenase subunit VorB, with the protein MARTLMKGNEAMASAAIAAGCKCFFGYPITPQNEIPEFMSKAMYESGGAFVQAESEVAAINMVYGAGGAGVRAMTSSSSPGIALKQEGISYLAGSEVPAVILNVMRGGPGLGSIQPSQSDYNMMTRGGGDGDYNCPVLAPANLQEAADMIMEAFDIADHYRTPVYVAADGYIGQMMEPVDIVYKPKYEIKEKTWAACGKRGKREKNNIINSLYLEPELLYEHNLNLQRKYDEIKEKEARAEKYHTDDAELIFVSYGTMSRIVRWVVDKFREEGKKVGMIRPQTLWPFPVKAFDNPNCKMYISIELSMGQMVDDIKLAIECRVPVKFYGKAGGLVPTSHEIIDNVRDLAGGLI; encoded by the coding sequence ATGGCTAGAACATTGATGAAAGGAAATGAGGCTATGGCTAGTGCGGCTATTGCTGCAGGATGTAAATGTTTTTTTGGGTATCCTATTACACCGCAGAATGAGATACCTGAATTTATGTCAAAAGCTATGTATGAATCAGGCGGGGCATTTGTGCAGGCAGAAAGTGAAGTTGCTGCAATTAATATGGTTTATGGGGCAGGAGGAGCCGGAGTGAGAGCTATGACATCTTCTTCTTCGCCGGGTATAGCTTTAAAACAGGAGGGTATATCATATCTTGCAGGTTCTGAAGTTCCTGCGGTAATACTTAATGTTATGAGAGGAGGTCCAGGACTTGGAAGCATACAGCCTTCACAAAGCGATTATAATATGATGACTAGAGGCGGAGGAGATGGTGATTATAATTGTCCTGTTTTAGCCCCTGCCAATTTACAGGAAGCAGCTGATATGATAATGGAAGCCTTTGATATAGCAGATCATTATAGAACTCCTGTGTATGTTGCTGCTGACGGGTATATAGGTCAGATGATGGAGCCTGTAGATATAGTGTATAAGCCTAAATATGAGATAAAAGAAAAAACTTGGGCTGCTTGCGGAAAAAGAGGCAAAAGAGAAAAAAATAATATTATTAATTCTCTTTATTTAGAGCCTGAATTATTATATGAACACAATCTGAACTTACAGAGAAAATATGATGAAATAAAAGAGAAAGAAGCAAGAGCAGAAAAATATCATACAGATGATGCAGAACTTATATTTGTTTCTTATGGTACTATGTCAAGAATTGTAAGATGGGTTGTTGATAAGTTTAGAGAAGAAGGTAAAAAAGTAGGTATGATTCGTCCCCAAACTTTATGGCCTTTCCCGGTTAAAGCATTTGATAACCCAAATTGCAAAATGTATATAAGTATTGAACTTAGTATGGGGCAAATGGTTGATGATATAAAACTTGCAATAGAATGCAGAGTACCTGTTAAATTCTATGGAAAGGCTGGAGGATTAGTACCTACTTCTCATGAGATAATAGATAATGTGAGGGATTTAGCAGGAGGTTTAATATGA
- a CDS encoding 4Fe-4S dicluster domain-containing protein — translation MAKGRVTIDREQCKGCSNCISVCPTKILYLDKEDMNSWGYYPAAVTDMEKCIGCANCAMMCPDICITVERLDKEESK, via the coding sequence ATGGCTAAAGGCAGAGTGACTATTGATAGAGAACAATGTAAAGGATGCTCCAACTGCATATCTGTTTGTCCAACTAAGATACTGTATTTAGATAAAGAAGATATGAATTCTTGGGGATATTACCCAGCAGCTGTTACAGATATGGAAAAATGTATAGGATGTGCTAATTGTGCAATGATGTGTCCGGATATATGCATAACAGTTGAGAGGCTAGATAAAGAGGAGAGTAAATAA
- a CDS encoding PTS system mannose/fructose/N-acetylgalactosamine-transporter subunit IIB, with the protein MKGFVNIRIDSRLIHGQVAGIWAPYLQINRIMIIDDEIANDDMQKDLLRMVAPAGVSTSILTKEKALKNILEDKYALQKVMLVVKTPYYLKYLIENGVEVKSINVGNMSTRENTRKITPTVNITEEEESILKSLINKNVEITVQMVPNDSIKYLKDLL; encoded by the coding sequence ATGAAAGGTTTTGTTAATATAAGAATAGATTCTAGATTAATTCATGGTCAGGTGGCAGGAATATGGGCTCCTTATTTACAAATCAATAGAATAATGATAATAGACGATGAAATAGCTAATGACGATATGCAGAAAGATTTATTAAGAATGGTGGCACCTGCTGGTGTAAGCACTTCTATTCTCACGAAAGAAAAGGCATTAAAAAATATATTAGAAGATAAATATGCATTACAAAAAGTTATGCTTGTAGTAAAGACACCATATTATTTGAAATATTTAATAGAAAATGGTGTAGAAGTAAAATCCATTAATGTAGGTAATATGTCAACTAGAGAAAATACAAGAAAAATTACTCCTACAGTAAATATTACAGAAGAAGAAGAGAGTATATTGAAAAGTTTAATAAATAAAAATGTTGAAATTACTGTTCAAATGGTGCCAAATGACAGCATTAAATATTTAAAAGATTTGTTATAA
- a CDS encoding PTS sugar transporter subunit IIA gives MSTAIVIISHGRTAEALLETVEMICGKQKNTAAVNFYMDMDNLILMENCKNKISFLDIEEGIIFFVDIFGGTPFNTAYILSKTYKNSYIISGVNIPMLIEAYEIRNDNIELEEKISLIKKSAIETISGIIDNKSNEDDE, from the coding sequence ATGAGTACAGCTATAGTTATTATATCGCATGGCAGAACTGCAGAAGCATTACTTGAAACTGTTGAAATGATTTGCGGAAAACAGAAAAATACTGCTGCTGTTAATTTTTATATGGATATGGATAATTTAATCTTAATGGAAAATTGTAAAAATAAAATATCATTTCTTGATATAGAAGAAGGTATTATATTTTTTGTAGACATATTTGGAGGAACTCCATTTAATACAGCATATATATTGTCTAAAACTTATAAAAATTCGTATATTATAAGCGGCGTAAATATTCCGATGTTGATAGAAGCCTATGAGATAAGAAATGATAATATTGAATTAGAAGAAAAAATTTCATTAATAAAAAAATCAGCTATAGAAACAATTTCAGGTATTATTGATAATAAATCAAATGAAGATGATGAATAA
- a CDS encoding DUF2262 domain-containing protein — protein MSKEIDNFNSNFDEEILDIAFVLKKQNLSAAKSKEKYYTLLLSAIAYKNIITNEIIENENLLIVKEIEDTNHYFQIFRNKTIVRLKVRKEKDSSGLYIRFLLEDIVDNDYKDNDLNIILEKYSKPVYYKDEELGDFELDKSIDMFSRDMLWNDNNISILFEDIDEELNKKSVDIIKKIFTNKKYINKKLKEYISENMLEDANSWNDDSDKPHINREEFAKLITLTSITISEDIITFWFDDGDIFWGHTIVVESDCDFNFTDAHIEG, from the coding sequence ATGAGTAAGGAAATTGACAATTTTAATAGCAATTTTGATGAAGAAATTTTAGACATAGCATTCGTTTTAAAAAAACAAAATTTATCAGCTGCTAAGTCAAAAGAAAAATATTATACTTTATTGTTATCAGCAATTGCATATAAAAATATTATTACCAATGAAATTATAGAAAATGAAAATTTGCTTATAGTAAAAGAAATTGAAGATACAAATCATTATTTTCAGATATTCAGAAATAAAACAATAGTAAGATTAAAAGTAAGAAAAGAAAAAGATTCATCTGGTTTATATATTAGATTTCTGCTTGAAGATATAGTTGATAATGATTATAAAGATAATGATTTAAATATTATATTAGAAAAATATTCTAAGCCTGTTTATTATAAAGATGAAGAATTAGGAGATTTTGAGCTTGACAAAAGTATAGACATGTTTAGTAGAGATATGCTATGGAATGATAATAATATTTCAATCTTATTTGAAGATATTGATGAAGAACTAAATAAAAAAAGTGTTGATATAATCAAAAAAATATTTACTAATAAAAAATATATTAATAAAAAACTAAAAGAGTATATATCAGAAAATATGCTTGAAGATGCCAACAGCTGGAACGATGATTCTGACAAGCCTCATATAAATAGAGAAGAGTTTGCAAAATTAATAACCTTAACATCTATAACTATAAGCGAAGATATTATAACATTTTGGTTTGATGACGGGGATATTTTCTGGGGACACACTATAGTAGTAGAAAGCGACTGTGATTTTAATTTTACAGATGCTCATATAGAAGGATAA
- a CDS encoding 2-oxoacid:acceptor oxidoreductase family protein: MSTERIIFAGFGGQGVMSMGQMIAYAGMIENKHVTWCPSYGPEMRGGTANCSVVISDELVGSPMISHDANAAVIMNLPSLTKFEKDVLPNGILLINSSLIDKKASRDDIKAAYIEANKIAGDIGNPKSANMVMLGALLTLHNVVSFESVQQAFLKVFGERKKDFLPSNEKALNAGRDAVKDLIS, translated from the coding sequence ATGAGTACAGAAAGAATTATTTTTGCAGGATTCGGCGGTCAGGGTGTTATGTCTATGGGGCAGATGATAGCTTATGCAGGAATGATAGAAAATAAACATGTTACTTGGTGTCCTTCTTATGGTCCTGAGATGAGAGGCGGTACTGCTAATTGCTCTGTTGTTATAAGTGATGAACTTGTAGGCTCACCTATGATTTCTCATGATGCCAATGCAGCTGTTATTATGAATCTTCCTTCTCTTACCAAATTTGAAAAAGATGTTCTTCCTAATGGGATACTTTTAATAAACTCATCCTTGATAGATAAAAAAGCCTCAAGAGACGATATAAAAGCGGCTTATATAGAGGCAAATAAAATAGCGGGAGATATAGGTAATCCTAAATCAGCAAATATGGTTATGCTTGGAGCTTTGCTTACGCTTCATAATGTAGTATCTTTTGAAAGTGTACAGCAGGCATTTTTGAAAGTTTTTGGAGAGCGTAAAAAAGATTTCCTTCCAAGTAATGAAAAGGCTCTTAATGCAGGACGGGATGCCGTTAAGGATTTAATTTCATAA
- a CDS encoding PTS mannose/fructose/sorbose/N-acetylgalactosamine transporter subunit IIC: protein MEISLWQIILLTLYSVLTIYDNLNLKLELGKPLMAGCFAGIVMGDMATGLLIGATLQLLILGVGSFGGASIPDYSTAALIAAPLAIITGQDMQFAIGLGVPIGLLMTQLDILARFANVFIMKKAEKALQDEKYEKINLYNHLGMVNWGISRGLPVFLALYFGVDFVNTILQYSPQWLLNGLKAAGGVLPAVGIAILLKYLPVKNFIAYLILGFVLAAYLKLPMLSIALIGIAFAIINYQNSNKFLMNENKIYETNYEGDNEDE from the coding sequence GTGGAAATTAGTTTATGGCAAATTATACTTCTCACTTTATACTCAGTTTTAACTATTTATGATAATTTAAATTTAAAACTTGAATTGGGTAAACCATTGATGGCAGGCTGCTTTGCTGGTATTGTCATGGGGGATATGGCTACAGGTCTTCTTATAGGAGCTACGCTCCAGCTTTTAATCTTAGGAGTTGGAAGTTTTGGAGGAGCAAGCATACCTGACTATTCAACTGCTGCATTAATAGCGGCACCTTTAGCAATAATAACAGGACAAGATATGCAGTTTGCTATAGGATTGGGAGTTCCTATAGGACTTCTTATGACACAATTGGATATTTTAGCTAGATTTGCCAATGTATTTATTATGAAAAAGGCAGAAAAAGCTTTACAAGATGAGAAATATGAAAAAATTAATTTATATAATCATTTGGGAATGGTAAATTGGGGTATTTCAAGAGGGCTGCCTGTTTTTTTGGCACTTTATTTTGGTGTTGATTTTGTAAATACTATATTGCAGTATTCTCCTCAATGGCTTTTAAATGGATTAAAAGCTGCAGGAGGAGTATTGCCTGCTGTTGGAATAGCTATATTATTAAAATATTTGCCTGTTAAAAATTTTATAGCTTATCTTATTCTTGGATTTGTATTAGCAGCATATTTAAAGCTTCCTATGCTCTCAATAGCACTTATAGGAATAGCATTTGCAATTATTAATTATCAGAACAGCAATAAATTCTTAATGAATGAAAATAAAATATATGAAACTAATTATGAAGGGGATAATGAAGATGAATAA
- a CDS encoding cyclase family protein produces the protein MIIDLSATIYDKIPSYPGNPEVVIKHTNDRNNSGFYVTNIAMSVHTATHVDTPLHCIDEKPTTENIDLSHYVGNAYCIDVPTDKGCTIKLPSDFDFNKIRGNDIVLFRTGWENKMGTDEYFDLWPYIDEKLAEKLVELKIKTVGLDTPSVDSLETNNLTHKILFSNNICIIESLVNLEKLKNRSFFFSAAPLKIKDGEGSPVRAYAIID, from the coding sequence ATGATAATAGATCTTTCTGCAACTATATATGATAAAATTCCTTCATATCCGGGAAACCCTGAAGTTGTGATAAAACATACAAATGATAGAAATAATTCTGGATTTTATGTTACAAATATAGCTATGAGTGTTCATACGGCAACTCATGTTGATACGCCTTTGCATTGTATTGATGAAAAACCAACTACAGAGAATATAGATTTATCCCATTATGTTGGAAATGCATATTGTATAGATGTTCCTACTGATAAAGGATGTACTATTAAATTACCTTCAGATTTTGATTTTAATAAAATTAGAGGAAATGATATAGTATTATTTAGAACAGGGTGGGAAAATAAAATGGGTACAGATGAGTATTTTGATTTATGGCCTTATATAGATGAAAAATTAGCAGAAAAATTAGTAGAATTGAAAATAAAAACTGTTGGACTTGATACTCCGTCTGTTGATTCATTAGAAACTAATAATTTAACTCATAAAATTTTATTTTCTAATAATATATGCATTATAGAATCTTTAGTAAATTTAGAAAAATTAAAAAATAGAAGTTTCTTTTTTAGTGCAGCCCCTTTAAAGATAAAGGATGGAGAAGGTTCTCCTGTAAGGGCTTATGCTATTATAGATTAA
- a CDS encoding PTS system mannose/fructose/sorbose family transporter subunit IID, with translation MNKYNITKKDMDKVFFRWITRAQSCWNYETMQGLGYCSTIYPILKKIYTDKNELKEMMKLHLQFFNTNVVTGGFVLGADTAIEANNGYKSKDMIPAIKTGLMGPLAGVGDTFFTVTINTVLGSIAAYMALQGNPIGIVLWLIGSIIKIGISRWFAHLAFDKGQKVVSQISGTLKKFTDSSTVLGMTVVGALIPTVINITLKLVPTIGELKVNIQEEMLDKMLPQLLPVLAVAFVYWLLGKKYMNSTRVLLIIIALSILLNSLGII, from the coding sequence ATGAATAAATATAATATTACAAAAAAAGATATGGATAAAGTCTTTTTCAGATGGATCACAAGAGCTCAAAGCTGCTGGAATTATGAAACTATGCAAGGTTTAGGTTATTGCAGCACTATCTATCCTATACTGAAAAAAATATATACAGATAAAAACGAACTTAAAGAAATGATGAAATTACATCTTCAATTTTTTAATACTAATGTTGTAACAGGAGGATTTGTTCTAGGGGCAGATACAGCAATAGAAGCAAATAATGGATATAAAAGTAAAGATATGATTCCGGCAATAAAAACCGGATTAATGGGACCTTTGGCAGGAGTTGGAGATACTTTTTTTACAGTTACAATAAACACTGTATTAGGCTCAATAGCAGCATATATGGCATTGCAGGGAAATCCTATAGGAATAGTACTTTGGTTAATTGGAAGTATAATAAAAATAGGAATATCTAGATGGTTTGCTCATTTAGCTTTTGATAAAGGACAAAAAGTTGTATCTCAAATAAGCGGTACTTTAAAAAAGTTTACTGATTCTAGTACTGTTTTAGGAATGACTGTTGTAGGAGCATTAATTCCTACTGTGATAAATATTACTTTGAAGTTAGTACCTACAATAGGTGAATTGAAAGTTAATATTCAAGAAGAAATGTTGGATAAAATGCTTCCTCAATTACTACCTGTTTTAGCTGTAGCTTTTGTATATTGGCTGTTAGGAAAAAAATATATGAATTCAACAAGAGTTCTTTTAATAATTATAGCTTTAAGTATTTTATTAAATTCACTTGGAATAATTTAA
- a CDS encoding thiamine pyrophosphate-dependent enzyme → MIVFEKSKGLSDARTHYCPGCMHGTAQRIIAECIEELGVLEKAVGIASVGCSVLAYKYFSCDMQQAAHGRAPAVATGIKRAIPDSVVFTIQGDGDLAAIGTAEIIHAAARSENITVIFLNNAIYGMTGGQMAPTTLEGQRTTTTQAGRDFHRAGKPIRVCEMLATVEGASFVERVSLDSPANIRKAKIATKKAFENQIAGKGFSIVEMLTSCTTNWGISPTDSHKWIRDYMIPHYPLGNFRNDG, encoded by the coding sequence ATGATAGTATTTGAAAAGTCAAAGGGATTGAGCGATGCTAGGACACATTATTGTCCGGGCTGTATGCATGGTACGGCTCAGAGGATAATAGCTGAATGTATAGAGGAGCTTGGTGTATTAGAAAAAGCTGTTGGCATTGCTTCTGTAGGATGTTCTGTACTTGCTTATAAATATTTTTCTTGCGATATGCAGCAGGCAGCACATGGAAGGGCTCCGGCTGTTGCTACAGGTATAAAAAGGGCTATTCCAGATAGTGTTGTATTTACAATTCAAGGAGATGGGGATTTAGCGGCAATTGGTACTGCAGAAATAATACATGCTGCAGCAAGAAGCGAAAATATAACTGTAATATTTTTGAATAATGCTATTTATGGTATGACAGGCGGTCAGATGGCCCCTACTACTTTGGAAGGTCAAAGAACAACTACTACTCAGGCAGGACGAGATTTCCATAGAGCCGGCAAACCTATAAGAGTATGTGAAATGCTTGCAACTGTAGAAGGTGCTTCTTTTGTTGAGAGAGTATCTTTAGACAGTCCTGCTAATATTAGAAAGGCTAAAATAGCAACTAAAAAGGCTTTTGAAAATCAGATTGCTGGAAAAGGTTTCTCTATAGTGGAGATGCTCACAAGCTGTACTACCAACTGGGGAATATCTCCTACAGATTCTCATAAGTGGATAAGAGATTATATGATACCTCATTATCCTCTTGGTAATTTTAGAAATGATGGTTAA